One genomic segment of Profundibacter amoris includes these proteins:
- a CDS encoding AbrB/MazE/SpoVT family DNA-binding domain-containing protein, whose protein sequence is MSSLKLTGIGNSVGVVLPKDLLARLRVKRGDRLYAIETPNGIELTPYDPAFAAQMDAAEEIMREDRDVLKKLAE, encoded by the coding sequence ATGTCCAGCTTGAAACTCACCGGTATCGGAAATTCCGTCGGGGTTGTTTTGCCAAAAGACCTGCTGGCCCGTTTGCGGGTGAAGCGCGGCGATCGGCTCTATGCCATCGAGACCCCGAACGGGATCGAGCTGACCCCCTATGACCCCGCCTTCGCGGCCCAGATGGATGCGGCCGAGGAGATCATGCGCGAGGACCGCGACGTTCTGAAAAAGCTGGCCGAATGA
- a CDS encoding type II toxin-antitoxin system RelE/ParE family toxin — protein sequence MAKQYRVIVTPKAADDLRLEHAWLQERNPRAAEDWLTGMRKLILGLASMPQAHAVAPESAEFDVEIRRALYGRATRWRVYFTIMDETVQVLHVRHGRRSDWQP from the coding sequence ATGGCCAAGCAATATCGCGTCATTGTCACGCCCAAGGCGGCCGATGATCTCCGGCTGGAACATGCGTGGTTGCAGGAGCGCAATCCCCGTGCCGCCGAAGACTGGCTGACCGGCATGCGCAAACTGATCCTCGGCCTTGCATCCATGCCTCAAGCCCATGCCGTTGCACCGGAATCCGCCGAATTCGATGTCGAAATCCGCCGCGCATTATACGGGCGCGCCACCCGCTGGCGGGTATATTTCACGATCATGGACGAGACCGTTCAGGTTCTGCATGTGCGTCATGGTCGGCGGAGCGACTGGCAACCCTGA
- a CDS encoding DNA modification methylase yields MDVIELPLGQIIPYARNPRQNEKAIATVAASIAEFGWRQPIVVDENMVILAGHTRLAAAQQLGLKSAPVHVAKGLSETQAQAFRIMDNRSAENADWMEDLLSLELGDLLDADYDLELTGFTDEELNSLLSGLDGENDGEGEDDIPEPPEDPISRPGDLWVLGNHRLLCGDATVATDVERVLADAKANLCFCDPPYNVDYAGGAGAEQAGKGRRIKNDALGDAFGQFLYDACLLINTHTNGAVYICMSSSELHTLQAAFTKAGGHWSTFVIWAKNRFTLGRSDYQRQYEPILYGWPEGVKRRWCGARDQGDVWNINRPTKNDLHPTMKPVSLVERAIQNSSRKGDLVFDPFGGSGTTLIAAENTGRKAALLELDPKYVDVIVERWQRLTGQAATLDGTDQTFAELADKKR; encoded by the coding sequence ATGGACGTGATCGAACTGCCTCTCGGGCAGATCATTCCCTATGCGCGCAACCCGCGCCAGAACGAGAAAGCCATTGCCACGGTCGCGGCCTCGATTGCCGAATTCGGCTGGCGGCAACCGATCGTGGTTGACGAGAACATGGTTATTCTGGCCGGTCACACCCGGCTTGCGGCCGCGCAGCAGCTGGGCCTGAAATCCGCACCGGTGCATGTCGCCAAGGGGTTGAGCGAAACGCAGGCGCAGGCGTTCCGGATCATGGACAACCGCTCGGCGGAAAATGCCGATTGGATGGAAGATCTGTTGAGCCTTGAATTGGGCGATCTGCTGGACGCGGATTACGATCTGGAACTGACCGGTTTTACCGACGAGGAATTGAACAGCCTGCTGTCCGGTCTGGACGGGGAAAATGACGGAGAGGGCGAAGACGACATTCCCGAACCGCCCGAGGATCCGATCAGCCGACCGGGGGATTTGTGGGTGCTGGGCAACCACCGCCTGTTGTGCGGCGATGCCACGGTGGCCACCGATGTCGAGCGGGTGCTGGCGGATGCCAAGGCAAATCTCTGTTTTTGCGACCCGCCCTATAACGTCGATTACGCCGGTGGAGCGGGGGCTGAACAGGCAGGCAAGGGGCGGCGGATCAAGAACGATGCGCTTGGCGATGCTTTCGGCCAGTTCCTTTATGATGCCTGCCTGCTGATCAACACCCATACCAATGGAGCGGTTTACATCTGCATGTCCTCGAGCGAATTGCACACGTTGCAGGCCGCCTTCACCAAGGCCGGCGGGCATTGGTCGACCTTTGTGATCTGGGCCAAGAACCGCTTCACGCTGGGTCGGTCGGACTATCAGCGCCAGTATGAGCCTATCCTCTATGGCTGGCCCGAAGGTGTGAAACGCCGCTGGTGCGGCGCGCGTGATCAGGGCGACGTGTGGAACATCAACCGCCCGACCAAAAATGATCTGCACCCGACCATGAAGCCGGTCAGCCTTGTGGAGCGCGCCATTCAAAATTCCAGCCGCAAGGGCGATCTGGTGTTTGACCCGTTCGGGGGCAGCGGCACGACCCTAATTGCGGCTGAAAACACGGGGCGCAAGGCGGCTTTGCTGGAGCTCGACCCGAAATATGTCGATGTGATTGTCGAGCGCTGGCAACGGCTGACAGGTCAAGCCGCAACGCTGGATGGCACAGATCAGACCTTCGCCGAGCTGGCGGACAAGAAACGCTGA
- a CDS encoding terminase small subunit, Nu1, with protein sequence MAAATQPLAVIAKLLDLSERRVQQLSREGIIPKATRGQYDLVGSVRGYVQYLRDQAVSAQAGAPDYAAERARYIRARADLVEMEAAQRRGALIAVEDIEAAWIKVLALLRTRVLAVPDRLAPEVYAAGSLADTRNLLGKTLRAALEDLANSDVQPERNATPDDIGLIDPEPDGETGAGSSAPATGTDDQ encoded by the coding sequence ATGGCCGCTGCCACACAGCCTTTGGCCGTGATCGCAAAACTTCTGGACCTGTCCGAGCGGCGGGTGCAGCAACTGAGCCGCGAAGGCATCATTCCCAAGGCAACGCGCGGACAATATGACCTGGTCGGTTCGGTGCGCGGCTATGTGCAGTATTTGCGCGATCAGGCCGTGAGCGCACAGGCCGGTGCACCCGATTATGCCGCCGAGCGGGCGCGTTACATCCGGGCCCGCGCCGATCTGGTGGAAATGGAGGCCGCGCAGCGACGCGGCGCTTTGATTGCGGTGGAGGATATCGAGGCCGCCTGGATCAAGGTTCTGGCGCTGTTGCGCACGCGGGTTCTGGCAGTGCCGGACCGTCTGGCTCCGGAAGTTTATGCCGCAGGCAGTCTGGCCGACACCCGCAACCTTCTCGGCAAAACCCTGCGCGCGGCCCTTGAGGATTTAGCCAACAGCGATGTGCAGCCGGAAAGAAATGCCACCCCTGACGATATCGGGCTCATCGATCCTGAGCCGGACGGTGAAACGGGCGCTGGAAGTTCTGCGCCCGCCACCGGAACTGACGATCAGTGA
- a CDS encoding head maturation protease, ClpP-related translates to MKNWYSICALNEGAEISIYDEIGAYGVSAKAFLADLGKLPDKAPLTLRLNSPGGSVFDAVAIYNALQRHAGNVTVSIDGIAASAASYIAMAGDEIIMPENAFLMIHDPSGMVMGTAADMRAMAEALDKIGGSLLRGYAAKSGKAEKDIAQLMAKETWLDAAEALEMGFADTMSEPVKMAASFDVSRFRNTPPEIVEAVKAKDEPVAVKPEPEARLEPDTSSGDETDPEPDPAVIRAEAMTYAKTVVDLCRLAGQPQMAAGFLNSEASLEDIRQALIDARAADDPDISSTHPQPGPAPQAKPWGDVIACTFKRKG, encoded by the coding sequence ATGAAAAACTGGTATTCGATCTGCGCCCTGAACGAGGGTGCGGAAATCTCGATCTATGATGAAATCGGCGCCTATGGCGTCTCGGCCAAAGCGTTTTTGGCCGATCTCGGCAAGCTGCCGGACAAGGCCCCGCTGACATTACGGCTCAACAGCCCCGGCGGCTCGGTTTTTGATGCAGTGGCGATTTACAACGCCCTGCAGCGCCATGCAGGCAATGTCACCGTCAGTATCGACGGCATCGCGGCATCGGCTGCCTCCTACATTGCCATGGCGGGGGATGAAATTATCATGCCGGAAAACGCCTTTCTGATGATCCATGATCCTTCGGGCATGGTGATGGGCACGGCGGCCGATATGCGCGCCATGGCCGAAGCCCTCGACAAGATCGGTGGCAGTCTGCTGCGGGGTTACGCGGCGAAATCCGGCAAGGCGGAAAAGGATATCGCGCAGCTGATGGCCAAGGAAACCTGGCTCGACGCCGCCGAGGCGCTGGAGATGGGCTTTGCTGACACAATGTCCGAGCCGGTGAAAATGGCTGCCAGTTTCGATGTCAGCCGGTTTCGGAACACGCCGCCGGAAATCGTCGAGGCGGTGAAGGCAAAGGATGAACCCGTCGCGGTGAAACCGGAGCCTGAAGCAAGGCTTGAACCGGATACTTCCTCCGGGGACGAAACCGACCCCGAGCCTGACCCCGCTGTCATCCGCGCCGAGGCCATGACCTATGCCAAAACTGTCGTCGATCTCTGCCGCCTTGCTGGTCAGCCGCAAATGGCGGCGGGCTTTCTCAACTCCGAAGCCTCCCTCGAGGATATCCGCCAGGCCCTGATCGACGCCCGCGCCGCCGATGATCCCGACATCTCCTCCACCCACCCGCAACCGGGGCCTGCGCCTCAGGCCAAACCCTGGGGCGACGTGATCGCCTGCACCTTCAAACGCAAAGGATAA
- a CDS encoding DUF6362 family protein: MNDWTMTRVQDRLELAAGVFRQMPDVKPQGYFNAWPDYLHSFADQVGQEPKMRQPRPSPRMISQADEAMLWLHWLEAEDAKLLWLRANGKPWKPICWQFGLSRTAATRRWHYGLAVIVWRLNGRKPPLRRSMDFVIKRARTGPRVR; this comes from the coding sequence ATGAATGACTGGACCATGACAAGGGTGCAGGACCGGCTGGAACTGGCGGCCGGAGTGTTCCGGCAGATGCCGGACGTGAAACCGCAGGGGTATTTCAACGCCTGGCCCGACTACCTCCACAGCTTCGCCGATCAGGTCGGACAGGAACCGAAAATGCGCCAACCCCGCCCAAGCCCGCGTATGATCTCGCAGGCCGACGAGGCCATGCTGTGGCTGCACTGGCTGGAGGCCGAGGATGCCAAACTGCTCTGGCTCCGCGCCAATGGCAAGCCATGGAAACCGATCTGCTGGCAGTTTGGACTGTCGCGCACCGCCGCAACCCGCCGGTGGCACTACGGGCTTGCAGTGATCGTCTGGCGGCTGAACGGGCGGAAGCCACCCTTGCGGCGGTCCATGGATTTTGTGATCAAACGGGCCAGAACCGGCCCGAGGGTGCGGTGA
- a CDS encoding DUF7220 family protein: protein MKQSRAMSLLEAIANVVVGYGVAVATQMLVFPLFGLQTTLAQNLKMGAVFSIVSIIRSFALRRVFETIRVASRSADHDAHAEPERSRP, encoded by the coding sequence ATGAAACAATCGCGCGCCATGTCGCTCCTTGAGGCCATCGCCAATGTCGTTGTTGGCTACGGGGTGGCCGTGGCCACACAGATGCTGGTGTTTCCGCTGTTTGGTTTGCAGACGACGCTGGCGCAGAATTTGAAAATGGGTGCGGTGTTTTCGATCGTGTCAATCATTCGCAGTTTTGCGCTGCGGCGGGTTTTCGAGACAATCAGGGTTGCCAGTCGCTCCGCCGACCATGACGCACATGCAGAACCTGAACGGTCTCGTCCATGA
- a CDS encoding DUF6900 domain-containing protein: MTSKTNQTAPADLMASIARKHLFIETLEERKSDSLDFHEVSVWGVKAALEAACAAGLAAAQEAK, translated from the coding sequence ATGACAAGCAAAACCAACCAAACCGCCCCCGCCGACCTGATGGCCAGCATTGCCCGAAAGCACCTCTTCATCGAGACGCTGGAGGAGCGCAAAAGCGACAGCCTCGACTTTCACGAGGTTTCGGTCTGGGGTGTCAAAGCCGCGCTCGAAGCCGCCTGCGCCGCAGGGCTGGCCGCCGCACAGGAGGCAAAATGA
- a CDS encoding phage portal protein encodes MGLFDMLRRREAGGPSGVRARLEGAMSRRRLRGWQPPLENINSLVASGGPRLLARSRELVVTNGYAANACEAYAANLVGDGIKPSSLIEDPELRDTVQRLWLAWTDQADADGLTDFYGLQAMIAREMFVAGECFVRIRPRRAEDGLLVPMQLQLLQSEMLPFEKTETAANGNAIRCGIEFDLIGRRVAYHFRRRHPGDSTDRSSVIPDTTRVPAEDVLHIYRPIDAGQIRGLPHVAPAMVRLFLLDQYDDAELDRKKTAAMFAGFITKNAPEEALMGEVEDTGEGIGIASLEPGTLQVLLPGEDIKFSSPADVGGGYEAFQYRTLLAISASLGLPYHLVTGDVRQANYSSLRAELVEFRRRIGQLQHGVMAHQFCRPVWTRWLEAAALSGSLDLPDMAKAKPVHWIPPRWDWVDPLKDIQAQLLGIEAGLMSRRKAVEATGYDIEEIDRENAADAERAAALGLHYSTSPGETQGARATPVKPADPEEQQQ; translated from the coding sequence ATGGGCCTGTTTGACATGCTTCGTCGCCGGGAAGCCGGCGGCCCAAGCGGCGTGCGCGCCCGCCTCGAAGGGGCAATGTCGCGTCGTCGCCTGCGCGGCTGGCAGCCGCCGCTGGAAAACATCAACTCGCTGGTGGCCTCGGGCGGGCCGCGATTGCTGGCGCGCTCGCGCGAGTTGGTGGTGACCAATGGTTATGCCGCCAATGCCTGCGAGGCCTATGCGGCCAATCTGGTCGGGGACGGGATCAAGCCCTCGTCCCTGATCGAAGATCCGGAGCTTCGGGACACGGTCCAACGCCTGTGGCTGGCCTGGACCGATCAAGCCGATGCCGACGGGCTGACGGATTTTTACGGGCTGCAGGCAATGATTGCCCGCGAGATGTTCGTGGCCGGCGAATGCTTCGTGCGCATCCGGCCGAGACGTGCCGAGGACGGCTTGCTGGTGCCGATGCAATTGCAGCTTTTGCAGTCGGAAATGCTCCCCTTCGAGAAAACCGAAACCGCCGCCAATGGTAATGCCATCCGCTGTGGTATCGAGTTCGATCTGATTGGCCGCCGCGTCGCCTATCATTTTCGCCGCCGCCATCCCGGTGACAGCACCGATCGCAGTTCGGTGATCCCGGACACCACACGAGTGCCCGCCGAAGACGTGCTGCACATCTACCGCCCCATCGATGCAGGTCAGATCCGGGGGTTGCCGCATGTGGCTCCGGCCATGGTGCGGCTGTTTCTGCTCGACCAATACGATGATGCCGAGCTCGACCGCAAGAAAACCGCTGCGATGTTTGCGGGATTCATCACCAAGAATGCGCCGGAAGAGGCGTTGATGGGCGAAGTTGAGGATACCGGCGAAGGCATTGGTATCGCCAGTCTGGAACCCGGCACCCTGCAGGTGCTGTTGCCCGGTGAGGACATCAAGTTCTCCAGCCCCGCCGATGTCGGCGGTGGTTATGAGGCGTTTCAATATCGCACCTTGCTGGCAATCTCGGCGTCCTTGGGGCTGCCGTATCACTTGGTCACCGGCGATGTGCGCCAGGCCAATTACTCGAGCCTCAGGGCTGAGTTAGTCGAGTTTCGCCGCCGGATCGGCCAGTTGCAGCACGGGGTGATGGCGCATCAATTCTGCCGACCGGTCTGGACGCGCTGGCTGGAGGCGGCTGCCCTGTCGGGCTCGCTCGATCTGCCGGACATGGCCAAGGCCAAACCGGTGCACTGGATTCCGCCACGCTGGGATTGGGTCGATCCGCTGAAAGACATTCAGGCGCAGTTGCTCGGGATCGAAGCCGGGTTGATGTCGCGGCGCAAAGCCGTGGAAGCAACTGGCTATGACATCGAGGAAATCGACCGCGAGAACGCGGCGGATGCCGAGCGCGCTGCGGCTTTGGGCCTTCATTACAGCACCAGCCCCGGCGAGACCCAGGGCGCGCGGGCGACGCCCGTGAAACCTGCTGACCCCGAAGAACAGCAACAGTAG
- a CDS encoding type II toxin-antitoxin system Phd/YefM family antitoxin has product MDITKDIRPLTEFKRETSRFVARLKETGRPSVLTVNGKPSVVVMDAAAWQDMQDQIDYAQTVAGIRKGLDQARAGEGVEASAFFDDLSAS; this is encoded by the coding sequence ATGGACATCACCAAGGACATTCGCCCCCTTACCGAGTTCAAACGCGAGACCTCGCGCTTTGTCGCCCGCCTCAAGGAAACCGGCCGCCCGTCGGTGCTGACGGTGAACGGCAAGCCCTCGGTCGTGGTCATGGATGCCGCCGCGTGGCAGGACATGCAGGACCAGATCGACTATGCCCAGACCGTTGCGGGCATCCGTAAGGGGCTGGATCAGGCGCGCGCGGGCGAAGGCGTAGAGGCCTCGGCATTCTTTGACGATCTTTCTGCCAGCTGA
- a CDS encoding phage terminase large subunit family protein has protein sequence MPPLTISGSSILSRTVKRALEVLRPPPELTISDWADQNRRLSSEASAEPGQWRTSRAEYQRGIMEAISDAGVESVVIMSSSQVGKTEMLNNSVAYHIDQDPAPIMVVMPTERDAETWSKDRFSPMARDTPCLTGKIADPKSRDGNNKILHKRFPGGHLTIVGANAPSGLASRPIRLLMCDEVDRYPFSAGAEGDPVNLAKKRTVTFWNRKIVLVSTPTNRGASRIEAAYEESDQRQYHVPCPECGEPQVLVWGQVKWDKTAGGAHRPDTAKYHCIHCNAAWADEARWTAIGKGHWQARAPFDGIAGFHLNEIYSPWVRLEAMAKAFLSARAGGDDTMKTFINTSLGETWVESGEAPDWQRLLDRKEEWKSGTVPANALFMTAGADVQKDRIEVDVWAWGRGLESWLIDHIVIEGGPGSEACWNGLTELLGRTWQHGNGSQMTIARLAIDTGYETPAVYGWARKVGFGQVAPVKGVEGFNRASPVSGPTFVDATIAGKRLRRGARLWTVAVSTFKSETYRFLRLERPTPEELAGGTDYPPGTLHLPGWIDSEWLKQLVAEQLVTVRNKRGFVRLEWQKLRERNEALDCRVYSRAAAWILGADRWSDKQWDELERQVAAPDAEVGKGNVTTPRQSRPARQRRSVRSNYMR, from the coding sequence ATGCCACCCCTGACGATATCGGGCTCATCGATCCTGAGCCGGACGGTGAAACGGGCGCTGGAAGTTCTGCGCCCGCCACCGGAACTGACGATCAGTGACTGGGCGGATCAGAACCGGCGGCTGAGTTCGGAGGCCAGCGCCGAGCCGGGCCAGTGGCGCACCAGTCGCGCGGAATACCAGCGCGGGATCATGGAGGCGATTTCCGATGCGGGTGTGGAGAGCGTTGTGATCATGTCCAGCTCACAGGTGGGCAAGACCGAGATGCTGAACAATTCCGTCGCCTACCATATTGATCAGGATCCGGCCCCGATCATGGTGGTGATGCCGACCGAGCGGGATGCCGAGACCTGGTCGAAGGACCGGTTTTCACCAATGGCGCGCGATACCCCGTGCCTGACCGGCAAGATCGCCGATCCAAAATCCCGCGATGGTAACAACAAGATCCTGCACAAGCGCTTTCCGGGCGGGCACCTGACCATCGTCGGGGCCAATGCGCCCTCGGGGCTGGCCAGCCGCCCGATCCGGCTGTTGATGTGCGACGAGGTCGATCGCTATCCGTTCAGCGCCGGGGCCGAGGGGGATCCGGTGAACTTGGCCAAGAAGCGGACCGTGACGTTCTGGAACCGCAAGATCGTGCTGGTCTCGACGCCCACCAACAGGGGCGCAAGCCGGATCGAGGCGGCGTATGAGGAAAGTGACCAGCGGCAATACCATGTGCCGTGTCCCGAATGTGGTGAGCCGCAGGTGCTGGTCTGGGGGCAGGTCAAATGGGACAAGACTGCGGGCGGGGCACATAGACCGGACACCGCAAAGTATCACTGCATCCACTGTAACGCAGCATGGGCGGATGAGGCTCGCTGGACAGCAATCGGGAAAGGGCATTGGCAGGCGCGCGCGCCTTTTGACGGTATTGCCGGTTTCCACCTCAACGAAATCTATTCGCCATGGGTCCGGCTGGAGGCAATGGCAAAAGCGTTCCTCTCGGCCCGCGCCGGGGGTGACGACACGATGAAAACATTCATCAACACTTCGCTCGGGGAAACCTGGGTGGAAAGCGGCGAAGCGCCGGATTGGCAACGGCTGCTCGATCGCAAGGAAGAGTGGAAATCCGGCACGGTGCCCGCAAATGCCCTGTTTATGACTGCGGGCGCGGATGTGCAAAAGGACCGGATTGAGGTGGATGTCTGGGCCTGGGGGCGCGGGCTGGAAAGCTGGTTGATCGACCACATCGTCATCGAGGGTGGGCCGGGGTCAGAGGCTTGCTGGAATGGGCTGACGGAATTGCTGGGCCGGACATGGCAACACGGCAACGGCAGCCAGATGACCATCGCGCGGCTTGCCATCGACACCGGCTATGAAACCCCGGCCGTGTATGGCTGGGCGCGCAAGGTCGGCTTTGGTCAGGTGGCCCCGGTCAAGGGCGTGGAGGGTTTCAACCGTGCCAGCCCTGTCTCGGGGCCGACCTTCGTGGATGCGACCATCGCCGGCAAACGCCTGCGCCGTGGCGCGCGGCTCTGGACCGTGGCGGTCTCGACGTTCAAATCCGAAACCTACCGGTTCTTGCGGCTGGAACGGCCAACGCCAGAGGAACTTGCGGGCGGAACGGATTATCCGCCCGGAACCCTGCACCTGCCGGGCTGGATAGACAGCGAATGGCTGAAGCAGCTGGTCGCCGAGCAGCTGGTGACCGTCAGAAACAAGCGCGGTTTCGTCCGGCTGGAATGGCAGAAGCTGCGTGAACGCAACGAGGCGCTGGATTGCCGGGTTTATTCCCGCGCGGCGGCGTGGATCCTCGGGGCGGATCGCTGGTCGGACAAGCAATGGGATGAGCTGGAACGGCAAGTGGCGGCTCCGGATGCAGAAGTTGGCAAAGGTAATGTTACCACACCGCGCCAAAGCCGCCCCGCAAGACAGCGCCGTTCCGTGCGCTCGAATTACATGAGGTAG
- a CDS encoding helix-turn-helix domain-containing protein, translating to MSDAFNSIEQGLKEALAHARGKGPATIHEIDIPEPDVQLIRASTGLSQAEFARSIGVKKGTLLNWEYRRRRPDGPARVLLAMIAKDPEIVQRTLND from the coding sequence ATGAGCGACGCATTCAACAGCATCGAACAAGGCCTGAAAGAGGCTCTTGCCCACGCCAGGGGCAAAGGCCCGGCCACCATTCACGAGATCGACATTCCGGAACCCGATGTTCAGCTCATCCGTGCCAGCACCGGTCTTTCGCAGGCCGAGTTTGCGCGCAGTATCGGCGTGAAGAAGGGCACCCTCCTCAATTGGGAATACCGCCGTCGCCGCCCTGACGGACCGGCGCGGGTCCTGCTGGCCATGATCGCCAAGGACCCTGAAATCGTGCAACGCACCCTGAACGATTGA
- a CDS encoding type II toxin-antitoxin system death-on-curing family toxin, which translates to MTPGPVWVRADVVEAIHRRQLAEHGGAEGVRDAGALASALDRPRNRLTYGNPPPDLAELAATYGFGIARNHPFADGNKRTALIVMRLFLKLNGAELAATAGEKYDLVMSLAAGDLTEVALTEWVRAHLAE; encoded by the coding sequence ATGACGCCCGGACCTGTCTGGGTGCGCGCGGATGTTGTCGAGGCCATCCATCGGCGGCAACTTGCGGAACACGGCGGCGCGGAAGGTGTGCGGGACGCGGGCGCGCTGGCCTCGGCCCTTGACCGGCCCCGCAACCGCCTGACCTATGGCAACCCGCCGCCCGACCTTGCCGAACTGGCAGCGACCTATGGTTTTGGTATTGCGCGCAACCATCCGTTTGCCGATGGCAACAAGCGCACGGCCCTGATCGTGATGCGGCTGTTTTTGAAACTGAACGGCGCGGAGCTGGCGGCAACGGCGGGCGAGAAGTATGACCTGGTCATGTCTTTGGCAGCTGGTGATCTGACCGAGGTCGCACTGACCGAATGGGTGCGCGCGCATCTTGCGGAGTGA
- a CDS encoding phage head-tail joining protein, with translation MTTLAELQTRREALATSRASGVARVSYDGKTVEYRSLAEIDRAIDVLNREIAALEGRRVIRQVRVTTSKGL, from the coding sequence ATGACCACATTGGCAGAACTGCAAACCCGCCGCGAGGCACTGGCGACCTCGCGCGCCAGTGGCGTGGCCCGGGTCAGCTATGACGGCAAGACGGTGGAATACCGCAGCCTTGCGGAAATCGACCGGGCCATCGATGTGCTCAATCGGGAAATCGCGGCGCTCGAGGGCCGCAGGGTGATCCGGCAGGTGCGCGTGACCACAAGCAAGGGATTGTAA
- a CDS encoding type II toxin-antitoxin system RelE/ParE family toxin → MASVWNWSISLREIPLSADCFAIACRAVMSGVSIGGGVRKFRFARAGSGKSGGYRVIHAFSPEDGTPVILITVFAKNEKANLSKAETEAVKTLGKALTETYRSK, encoded by the coding sequence ATGGCGAGCGTATGGAACTGGTCGATTTCGTTGCGCGAAATCCCCCTCTCGGCAGATTGCTTCGCAATCGCCTGCCGGGCAGTGATGAGTGGCGTTTCCATTGGCGGTGGTGTGCGCAAATTCCGTTTTGCGCGCGCGGGCAGCGGTAAAAGTGGCGGTTACCGGGTGATCCACGCCTTCAGCCCGGAAGACGGCACACCGGTCATATTGATCACGGTCTTCGCCAAGAACGAGAAGGCCAACCTGAGCAAGGCTGAAACCGAGGCCGTCAAAACCCTCGGCAAGGCCCTGACAGAAACCTACAGGAGCAAGTGA
- a CDS encoding DUF3489 domain-containing protein, producing the protein MSKLTDTQTVILSRASRQGDRIALPLPDRLRGGAANKVIVPLIQKGFLDEVEADIRNGEPTWRKTGDGHGTTLVITGAGLEAIGVETETPQPKPERAKPKPRTGTKQALLIGMLEAPDGATIAEIAKAVNWQPHSIRGVMSGALKKRLGLTITSEKVADRGRVYRIAS; encoded by the coding sequence ATGAGCAAGCTCACAGATACCCAGACCGTCATTCTTTCGCGTGCCTCCCGTCAGGGCGACCGCATTGCCCTGCCGCTGCCCGACCGCCTGCGCGGCGGGGCCGCCAACAAAGTGATCGTGCCCTTGATCCAGAAGGGTTTTCTGGACGAGGTCGAGGCCGACATCCGCAACGGCGAACCCACGTGGCGCAAGACCGGCGACGGCCACGGCACCACGCTGGTCATAACCGGCGCGGGGCTTGAGGCCATCGGGGTGGAAACGGAAACGCCGCAGCCCAAGCCGGAACGGGCCAAGCCGAAACCCCGCACGGGCACCAAGCAGGCGCTGTTGATCGGGATGCTCGAAGCCCCCGACGGGGCAACGATTGCCGAGATCGCCAAGGCTGTAAATTGGCAACCGCACTCGATTCGAGGTGTCATGTCGGGCGCGTTGAAAAAGCGGCTGGGGCTGACCATCACCTCGGAAAAGGTTGCCGATAGAGGTCGCGTTTACCGCATTGCCTCCTGA